The window ATCACAAGTGACTGCATGGCTGCCGTTTTCTCCAATGCTCCCAAATGGGAATGCAGGGTGTGGCCTTTGGTTAATCCAGTTCCACTGCCCCGGTATAAAGCTGATAATATCTGCCCTTTTGGTCTAAAAGATCCTCATGGTCTCCCCGTTCAATGATCTCACCGTTTTCCAATACCATGATGGCATTGGAATTGCGCACCGTAGACAGCCGGTGAGCGATGACAAATGTGGTCCGGTCCGCCATGAGGCGGTCCATGCCCCGTTCAATGTGCTTTTCCGTTCTGGTATCCACGGAGCTGGTAGCTTCATCAAGGATCAGGATCGGCGCTTTTGAAATAGCTGCTCTGGCAATGTTTAAAAGCTGTCTCTGCCCCTGGCTTAAATTAGCCCCGTCGCCCTCCAGAACGGTATCAAAGCCGGCGGGCAGTCTCATGATAAAGGAATAAGCGGAAGCTGTCTTTGCGGCCTGGATCACCTCTTCATCCGTTGCATCAAGTCTTCCGTAACGGATGTTCTCCATTACAGTCCCTGTAAACAGATGGGTATCCTGAAGGACCATGGCAATGTTATGCCGGAGATTCTCCCGCTTGATATGGCGGATATCCACTCCGTCAATGGTGATCTCACCGCCCTGAATGTCATAAAAACGGTTTAAAAGATTTGTAATCGTGGTTTTTCCTGCGCCTGTGGAGCCTACAAAGGCAATCTTCTGCCCAGGCTTTGCATAAAGGCTTAAATCCTTTAAGATCACCTTATCAGGATCATAACCAAAGGTCACATGCTTCAGTTCTACATATCCGCTCATAGGCTCCAGCTCTGCCGCATCTTCGTCATCTGCCTGCTCCGGCTCCTCATCCATAATGGAAAATACCCGTTCCGCACCGGCAAGGGCGGAGAAAACATTGCTCACCTGCATGGACATTTCGTTGATGGGCCGTCCAAACTGCCTTGAAAAGGTTAAAAATACGGTCAGCCCGCCCACATCAAAGCCCCGGAGCACACAGAGCAGTCCTCCGATGCATGCGGTCAGGATGTAGTTTAACTGGCTTAAATTCCCCATAACCGGCATCATTACGCCTCCGAAAAACTGCGCATGGATCATATTGTTCCTTAAATCCTCATTGAGGATCTCAAACTCTTCTTCTGCCACATCTTCATGACAGAATACCTTTACCACCTTCTGGCCGCTGATGATTTCTTCAATATATCCGTTCACAGCGCCCAAAGAGCTTTGCTGGGCGGAGAAGAATTTCTGGCTTTTTGAAGCCACAAAGCCGCCCACCTTCATCATCACAGGTATCATGATTATGGTCACCAGAGTCAGCCAGATGTTCGTGTAGATCATGAGTACAAGAGTGCCTATGATGCTTAAAGCACCGGT of the Lacrimispora indolis DSM 755 genome contains:
- a CDS encoding ABC transporter ATP-binding protein, with the protein product MDKRKKIDSLKKRYGRTSLPVKSQGAMGGPGGNRQVKGGIPKNAKATIRRLMSYLNKYKFFMGAALFCVIIGTIAMLAGSYMLRPIINQYIAPSGGGRGSVSGLAKGLMAMGSVYFIGVIANYAQSRIMLTVAQNALQEIRDDLFKKIQTLPVRFYDTNNTGDLMSRFSNDVDTIGQMLSNTLIQLFTGALSIIGTLVLMIYTNIWLTLVTIIMIPVMMKVGGFVASKSQKFFSAQQSSLGAVNGYIEEIISGQKVVKVFCHEDVAEEEFEILNEDLRNNMIHAQFFGGVMMPVMGNLSQLNYILTACIGGLLCVLRGFDVGGLTVFLTFSRQFGRPINEMSMQVSNVFSALAGAERVFSIMDEEPEQADDEDAAELEPMSGYVELKHVTFGYDPDKVILKDLSLYAKPGQKIAFVGSTGAGKTTITNLLNRFYDIQGGEITIDGVDIRHIKRENLRHNIAMVLQDTHLFTGTVMENIRYGRLDATDEEVIQAAKTASAYSFIMRLPAGFDTVLEGDGANLSQGQRQLLNIARAAISKAPILILDEATSSVDTRTEKHIERGMDRLMADRTTFVIAHRLSTVRNSNAIMVLENGEIIERGDHEDLLDQKGRYYQLYTGAVELD